TAAAGACTGGGAAAGCGAAGAAATACCAGAGGGTTACTTGGTACAAGTTCAACACTATTTAGGTGTTACAGGATACAAGAAAGCATACATTGCAGTTTTAATTGGTGGACAGCGCTTTGTATGGAAAGAAATTGAACGTGATGACGAATTGATTCAAATGATTTTCGATGCGGAAGTTAATTTCTGGAATCACCACGTACTGGGAAATGTAGCTCCGGCGTTAGATGGTTCAAGTGCTGCAGAGAAGTTCTTAAAAGAACGATATGCGGATGTGGAAGAAGGAAAGAGCGTTGACCTTGCTTTTAGCTACAAGGATAAACTGGACAATCTATTTGATATAAAAAATCAAATTAAACAATTAGAAGAAATCAAGAAACAAACAGAAAACGAACTCAAGCACGAATTAAAAGAAGCAGAAACTGGATTCGTTAAAAACTATCAAGTCGATTGGAAGCAATATGAACGTCAATCAGTTGATTCTAAGCTGTTAAAAA
Above is a genomic segment from Microbulbifer pacificus containing:
- a CDS encoding YqaJ viral recombinase family protein; translation: MAKSTLEMSNQDWLQERTKGLGGSDASIVLGLNKYRTPFELWLEKTGQTNLEDTAGEAAYFGNILEDVVAREFEVRSGKKVRKNNFMLQHPDHPFIMANIDRKVVGEDAILECKTASTYLSKDWESEEIPEGYLVQVQHYLGVTGYKKAYIAVLIGGQRFVWKEIERDDELIQMIFDAEVNFWNHHVLGNVAPALDGSSAAEKFLKERYADVEEGKSVDLAFSYKDKLDNLFDIKNQIKQLEEIKKQTENELKHELKEAETGFVKNYQVDWKQYERQSVDSKLLK